A window of Microcystis aeruginosa FD4 contains these coding sequences:
- a CDS encoding DUF2278 family protein, with protein MSLATYGVLKCRALERKIDPQTDPSPHYQVLVSDGLQKHRIAINVKSQESPSDLLYLVNDAFQHPILNQLANFSLGFHKLESQPGGVALDFIRGNLFRPEDLKPLPPDVPGPGNDLKELIDLYLQRAIQAEDAILYAFGASWGPEPTNPDQYFDFVPGSGIHDLHMNQGSVGRFQKDNGVYQDGALLIHFPSRNQWIGIFLAFQSQSFHTDDRTGDAITEVPVEAAVRILAALVNPLGADPGKESVTLINVSPDAVDLKGWALADKQKRKSRLQDIRLKAGGIVTVPLSGADAQLSNEGGIITLLNARSIKVHGVSYTKEQAQKQGWTLLF; from the coding sequence ATGTCTCTAGCAACCTATGGAGTATTAAAATGTCGGGCTTTGGAACGCAAAATCGATCCCCAGACCGATCCTTCGCCCCATTATCAGGTTTTGGTAAGCGATGGGCTTCAAAAACACCGCATCGCCATCAACGTCAAATCCCAAGAAAGCCCTTCGGATTTGCTGTATCTAGTCAATGATGCCTTTCAACACCCAATCTTAAATCAGTTAGCGAACTTCAGTTTAGGATTCCACAAACTGGAAAGCCAACCCGGAGGTGTGGCTCTGGATTTTATTCGCGGGAATTTGTTCCGTCCCGAAGACTTGAAGCCACTGCCCCCGGACGTTCCAGGACCTGGCAATGACTTGAAAGAGTTGATTGACTTGTACCTTCAGCGGGCTATTCAAGCTGAAGATGCGATTTTGTACGCCTTCGGAGCCTCTTGGGGGCCGGAACCGACAAACCCCGACCAATACTTTGATTTTGTCCCCGGCAGCGGTATTCACGACCTCCACATGAATCAGGGCAGTGTGGGCAGATTCCAAAAGGATAACGGCGTTTATCAGGATGGCGCACTGCTGATTCATTTCCCCTCGCGCAACCAATGGATCGGCATCTTTCTTGCGTTCCAGTCCCAATCTTTCCATACCGATGATCGCACGGGCGATGCGATTACAGAGGTTCCAGTTGAGGCAGCCGTGAGGATTCTGGCGGCACTGGTGAATCCCCTGGGAGCAGATCCAGGCAAGGAGTCGGTGACACTGATCAATGTTTCGCCAGATGCTGTCGATCTCAAAGGCTGGGCATTGGCAGACAAGCAGAAACGCAAGTCTCGCTTACAAGACATCCGCCTCAAAGCAGGAGGCATCGTGACGGTACCACTGAGCGGGGCGGACGCACAACTGTCCAACGAGGGAGGCATCATCACGCTGCTAAATGCTCGGAGCATCAAAGTTCATGGGGTTTCCTATACCAAGGAACAAGCTCAGAAGCAGGGATGGACGCTCCTGTTCTAA
- a CDS encoding S8 family serine peptidase translates to MSTYPQQLNPRPGVTLILDPTRLVLAFKERPARELAVSSTVSELGLVPEGGETARAADTSQSQVINNTEFRYWMRSSAATALPEDIVERVQESFRDNLDWVGPVYRLENEEGLRAFVCPLPNVLLVKPTPTASQTGGELAALLSRYGLSEVTEKSRYLGEYRYFVLDDPLAASSFDIRNQLLDAEPQLVQELQFESMPMVVPTAFIPNDPLFAQQWDMTQIQAGGAGSTGWDISTGKNTVVICVLDTGCDLTHPDLQFSTPGINLGTMMPDGSPTDNHGTACAGIAAAGDNNAEGIAGVAGNCRIMPLAFSTWSDTEVAAGINYATANGADVISMSFGWNAWEPAIIDPAIQNAYDNGLVMCVATHNHNGAITYPATNPLVIACGASDEVDNRKTPDSPDGEEWGSNYGPQISVVAPGVHIPTTDRQGSHGYNTDSGAAGNYYLAFNGTSAATPHVAGLVALLLSVNPGLTNVQVRNIIEGTADKVGVVPYAKTPGYPNGTWNQEMGYGRINVLRALNRATQVSLRFPDLIRYLAWAWIIIIGGLMITPKWIFCIKCGVPIDAPGYIGDPAVTFLGIGSITLGVVGLITSVLEVTQGKVAR, encoded by the coding sequence ATGAGTACCTATCCACAACAATTAAATCCAAGACCGGGTGTCACTTTAATTCTCGATCCGACCCGTCTAGTGTTGGCTTTCAAAGAAAGACCAGCCAGAGAGTTGGCTGTGTCGTCAACAGTCTCAGAACTAGGTTTGGTTCCCGAAGGAGGAGAAACGGCACGGGCTGCCGATACAAGTCAAAGCCAAGTCATCAACAATACAGAATTCCGTTATTGGATGCGCAGTTCAGCCGCCACAGCTTTACCCGAAGACATCGTCGAGCGAGTCCAAGAGTCTTTCAGAGATAATCTGGACTGGGTTGGCCCTGTGTATCGACTGGAAAATGAAGAGGGGCTGAGGGCATTTGTCTGTCCATTACCCAACGTGCTTCTAGTCAAACCCACGCCAACAGCCAGCCAAACAGGAGGAGAGCTGGCGGCACTGCTGAGCCGGTACGGTTTGAGCGAAGTTACTGAGAAATCAAGGTATTTAGGAGAATACCGCTACTTTGTCCTCGACGATCCTCTAGCAGCATCCTCTTTCGACATCCGCAACCAACTGCTGGATGCCGAACCGCAACTCGTGCAGGAACTTCAGTTCGAGAGTATGCCGATGGTCGTGCCGACAGCGTTTATCCCCAACGATCCTCTATTTGCCCAGCAGTGGGACATGACTCAAATTCAGGCCGGTGGTGCTGGCTCAACTGGTTGGGACATCTCTACGGGCAAAAATACAGTTGTAATCTGTGTCCTGGATACGGGCTGCGATCTCACCCATCCCGATCTTCAATTTTCTACCCCTGGCATCAATCTCGGTACTATGATGCCAGACGGTAGTCCCACTGACAATCATGGAACTGCCTGTGCCGGTATCGCAGCCGCAGGCGATAACAACGCCGAGGGGATCGCCGGAGTCGCGGGTAACTGTCGGATCATGCCGCTGGCCTTCTCTACCTGGTCGGACACCGAGGTTGCTGCCGGCATCAACTACGCTACAGCTAATGGCGCCGATGTTATTAGCATGAGCTTTGGTTGGAATGCTTGGGAGCCGGCCATTATCGATCCCGCCATCCAGAACGCCTACGATAACGGGCTGGTAATGTGCGTAGCAACCCACAACCACAATGGAGCGATCACATACCCGGCTACGAACCCTCTGGTGATAGCCTGCGGTGCGTCTGATGAAGTAGATAATCGCAAGACTCCAGATAGTCCAGATGGAGAAGAATGGGGATCAAATTACGGGCCACAAATATCGGTGGTTGCACCTGGGGTACACATTCCTACGACTGACCGCCAAGGCAGCCATGGCTACAACACAGACAGTGGTGCGGCAGGCAATTATTACTTGGCATTCAATGGGACATCGGCAGCCACACCACACGTTGCCGGCTTGGTCGCCTTACTCCTCAGTGTCAATCCTGGGCTGACGAACGTTCAGGTTCGCAACATTATCGAGGGCACGGCTGACAAAGTTGGGGTAGTACCCTATGCGAAAACGCCAGGCTATCCTAACGGCACCTGGAATCAGGAGATGGGCTATGGACGCATCAACGTCTTGCGCGCCCTGAACCGTGCCACACAAGTATCGCTCCGATTCCCTGACCTTATTCGCTATTTAGCTTGGGCATGGATCATCATTATCGGAGGTTTGATGATTACGCCAAAGTGGATTTTTTGTATCAAGTGTGGCGTACCCATTGATGCTCCTGGATACATTGGAGATCCTGCTGTCACATTCCTAGGGATTGGGTCGATCACTCTTGGTGTGGTGGGATTAATAACCAGTGTCCTAGAAGTAACCCAGGGGAAAGTCGCTAGATAA
- a CDS encoding alpha-amylase family glycosyl hydrolase, whose amino-acid sequence MTTTVQRLSELNFASLSPAGGLFPSPITWEDQTFYFLMLDRFSDGRENGYKDNEGNLVRSGTTPPYSPAGAENAVKTEADAARWREAAVKYVGGTLKGLESKIGYLKRLGVTSLWISPIFKQVRFRETYHGYGIQNFLEVEPHFGSCEDLREVVRIAHANGIYVILDIILNHAGNVFSYSGERNPPWTGNTYSVDGFNDRQGNPTIPFVKANPQNLPDYEGAIFPAEFQDPNAFTRKGYIKNWDYNPEFREGDFFDLKDIHHGYGAADDYQVSDALRHLCEAYKYWIAYADIDGFRIDTVKHMDIGATRYFVSVMREFSQSIGKENFFLLGEITGGRKRAYETLELTGLSAALGIDDIPDKLEYLVKGYRNPNDYFSLFRNSELVNKGSHLWFCNKVVTSFDDHDSGTQRQSESSFLCRCPCLESSAECFSLECFNLGHSLHLLRQRTMFRWARRKRSLHPGVDVRR is encoded by the coding sequence ATGACGACAACCGTTCAACGCTTAAGCGAACTGAATTTTGCATCCCTATCACCGGCAGGGGGATTGTTCCCGTCGCCGATCACCTGGGAAGACCAAACGTTCTATTTCTTGATGCTCGATCGCTTCTCCGATGGTCGTGAAAACGGGTACAAGGACAACGAGGGGAATTTAGTCCGGAGCGGGACAACCCCACCCTACAGTCCGGCTGGTGCGGAAAATGCCGTGAAAACCGAGGCGGATGCAGCCCGCTGGCGCGAAGCAGCAGTCAAATATGTGGGAGGGACGCTCAAGGGGTTAGAGAGCAAAATCGGCTATCTGAAACGATTGGGGGTGACGTCGCTCTGGATTAGCCCTATTTTTAAACAGGTTCGGTTTCGGGAAACTTATCACGGCTACGGCATCCAGAATTTTCTGGAGGTAGAACCCCACTTTGGCAGCTGCGAAGACTTGCGGGAAGTGGTGCGAATTGCCCATGCCAATGGCATCTATGTGATTCTGGACATCATTTTGAACCATGCGGGCAACGTCTTTTCATATTCGGGAGAGCGCAATCCCCCTTGGACTGGCAATACTTACTCGGTTGATGGCTTCAACGACAGACAGGGCAATCCTACCATTCCCTTTGTCAAAGCCAATCCGCAAAATCTGCCCGATTATGAGGGGGCAATATTTCCTGCTGAATTCCAAGACCCCAATGCCTTTACCCGTAAAGGATACATCAAAAATTGGGACTACAACCCCGAATTCCGCGAGGGGGACTTCTTTGACCTGAAAGACATTCATCACGGGTACGGTGCTGCTGATGATTACCAAGTATCTGATGCCCTGCGCCATTTGTGTGAAGCCTACAAATACTGGATCGCCTACGCTGACATCGATGGTTTCCGCATCGATACGGTCAAGCACATGGACATTGGCGCAACTCGCTACTTTGTCTCAGTGATGCGCGAGTTCAGCCAAAGCATTGGCAAGGAAAATTTCTTCCTGCTGGGCGAGATTACCGGCGGGCGCAAACGAGCCTACGAAACCCTGGAATTAACTGGACTCAGTGCGGCGCTAGGAATTGATGATATACCCGATAAGTTGGAATACTTGGTCAAGGGATACCGCAATCCGAACGACTATTTCAGCCTGTTCCGCAACTCGGAGTTGGTCAACAAAGGCTCTCACCTCTGGTTCTGCAATAAGGTGGTGACTTCCTTTGACGACCACGATTCAGGTACGCAAAGGCAATCAGAAAGCTCGTTTCTGTGCCGATGCCCATGCCTCGAAAGTAGTGCTGAATGTTTTAGCCTTGAATGCTTTAACCTTGGGCATTCCCTGCATCTACTACGGCAGCGAACAATGTTTCGATGGGCGCGGAGGAAGCGATCGCTACATCCGGGAGTCGATGTTCGGCGGTGA